The Chryseobacterium nakagawai genome has a segment encoding these proteins:
- a CDS encoding ATP-binding protein gives MKLKTKLTLGVGLLFLLIVLLSVIGSVYINKLKSDTEKILTANYNSLEFSKNMLLALDHIDTDSAVAVADFQKNNRLQEKNLTEFGEKEATQNLNLHFSSYLKEPTFNKEKLIREDLAKIMSLNMKGIERKSDIAIITAGNATFWIVSLGTVCFLIAFILLFNLPQTIAEPINQLTFSIRQIADKNYNERVHFKGSEEFSSLADSFNVMAEKLQEYESSSLSKQLMEKKRIETLVNNMHDAVIGLDENHFIYMINDEALKITNLHKEDIIGKTAHEVAVNNDLMRELLKNIDHPVKEPIKIVRENKENYFEQDIVPINIVKTGEKEKKYIGKVILLRNITPFKELDFAKTNFIATISHELKTPISAIKMGVQLLGNQKFGELNEQQQELLKSINEDGQRLLDITGELLNLSQVESGNIRLTVEKCSPKEIVLAAVKNVEKLAEQKNISIHTAYQLEDTDFVTADFDKTVWVMNNFLTNAVKHSFQDEEIRIVVEKIDAFIQFNIIDTGSGIDEKYHRQIFDRYFQVPGEHQNGTGLGLAISKNFIEKQNGEIGVSSALNNGSTFYFRLPIA, from the coding sequence ATGAAACTTAAAACAAAACTCACCTTAGGCGTTGGCCTTTTATTTTTACTGATCGTCCTGCTTTCAGTGATAGGTTCTGTATATATTAATAAGCTGAAATCGGATACTGAAAAAATTCTTACAGCCAATTACAACAGTCTCGAGTTCTCTAAAAATATGCTTCTTGCCCTGGATCATATTGATACAGACAGTGCTGTTGCAGTGGCTGATTTTCAGAAAAATAACAGGCTCCAGGAAAAAAACCTTACCGAATTTGGAGAAAAAGAGGCTACCCAGAATTTGAATCTGCACTTCAGCAGCTATCTAAAAGAACCGACTTTCAATAAAGAAAAGCTGATCCGGGAAGATCTCGCAAAGATCATGTCTTTGAATATGAAAGGGATTGAGCGTAAAAGTGATATTGCGATTATCACAGCCGGAAATGCCACTTTTTGGATTGTCAGCCTCGGAACAGTCTGCTTCCTGATTGCTTTTATTTTACTTTTCAATCTGCCTCAGACCATTGCTGAACCTATCAACCAGTTAACCTTCAGTATCAGACAGATTGCAGATAAAAATTATAATGAAAGGGTACATTTTAAAGGGAGTGAAGAATTCAGCAGTCTTGCAGATTCTTTTAATGTGATGGCAGAAAAACTTCAGGAATATGAAAGCAGCAGTCTTTCTAAACAACTGATGGAGAAAAAAAGGATCGAAACTTTGGTCAATAATATGCATGATGCCGTGATTGGGCTGGATGAAAATCATTTTATCTATATGATTAATGATGAAGCTTTAAAGATTACCAATCTCCACAAAGAAGATATCATTGGAAAAACAGCCCATGAAGTTGCCGTTAATAATGATTTGATGCGTGAATTATTGAAGAATATCGATCATCCGGTGAAAGAACCTATCAAAATTGTCCGGGAAAACAAAGAAAACTACTTTGAACAGGATATTGTTCCCATCAATATTGTAAAAACAGGAGAGAAGGAGAAGAAATATATTGGAAAAGTGATTTTGCTGCGAAATATTACACCTTTCAAAGAACTGGATTTTGCTAAGACTAATTTTATTGCAACCATTTCTCATGAGTTAAAAACTCCGATTTCTGCTATTAAAATGGGAGTACAGCTGTTGGGAAATCAGAAATTCGGAGAGTTGAATGAGCAGCAACAGGAATTATTGAAAAGCATTAATGAAGATGGGCAGCGGTTGTTGGATATTACAGGTGAACTCCTTAATCTTTCGCAGGTGGAATCCGGAAACATCAGGTTAACGGTTGAAAAATGTTCCCCTAAAGAGATTGTACTGGCAGCTGTGAAAAATGTTGAAAAACTGGCAGAGCAAAAAAATATCTCAATACATACAGCATATCAGCTGGAAGATACTGATTTTGTAACTGCTGATTTTGACAAAACGGTTTGGGTAATGAATAATTTTCTTACCAATGCAGTCAAACATTCTTTTCAGGATGAAGAAATCCGGATTGTAGTGGAAAAAATAGATGCTTTTATCCAGTTTAATATCATAGATACAGGAAGTGGTATTGATGAAAAGTATCACAGACAGATCTTTGACCGCTATTTCCAGGTTCCGGGAGAACATCAGAACGGAACAGGTCTTGGGCTGGCGATCTCCAAAAATTTCATTGAAAAACAGAATGGGGAAATTGGAGTCAGTAGTGCTTTGAATAATGGAAGTACTTTTTATTTCAGACTTCCCATTGCTTAA
- a CDS encoding porin has protein sequence MKKYLFIGAVLGTFFSKAQSSDSLKTGNKVTFSAYAELFYTYDFNEPGDHLRQNFLYSYNRHNELNLNLGLIKANYQSENVRANLALMGGTYAQDNMAAEQNALRYINEANVGIKISKNKDLWIDAGIMPSHIGWESAIGRDNINLTRSFAAENSPYFETGAKISYTSDNGKWFLSGLVLNGWQRIAKVKGNQNISFGHQVTYKPNDKVTLNSSSFIGNDKAKDEKRMRYFHDLYGSVQLTDQFSALLGFDIGAEQKTKGSEQYNIWYSPNVQMKYQVDSKWALAGRLEYYNDKNGVIISTGTPNGFQTFGYSLNVDYAVFKNVVFRTEARGFTAKDAIFAKNDDFRKGNFFVTTSLAVWF, from the coding sequence GTGAAAAAATATCTATTTATAGGTGCAGTATTGGGAACATTTTTTTCCAAAGCACAATCATCAGATTCATTAAAAACAGGAAATAAAGTGACATTTTCTGCATATGCAGAACTCTTCTATACTTACGATTTTAATGAACCGGGAGATCATCTCCGTCAGAATTTTTTATATTCATACAACAGGCATAATGAGCTAAACCTTAATCTGGGATTGATAAAAGCTAATTATCAGAGCGAAAATGTTCGAGCCAATCTGGCATTAATGGGCGGAACTTACGCACAAGACAATATGGCTGCTGAACAGAATGCTTTACGATATATTAATGAAGCGAATGTAGGAATCAAAATATCCAAAAATAAAGACCTATGGATTGATGCGGGAATTATGCCCTCTCATATTGGTTGGGAAAGTGCGATAGGAAGAGATAATATTAATCTGACCAGAAGTTTTGCCGCTGAGAATTCACCTTATTTTGAAACTGGAGCTAAAATTTCATATACTTCAGATAATGGAAAATGGTTTTTAAGTGGATTGGTCCTGAATGGCTGGCAGCGTATTGCAAAAGTGAAAGGAAATCAGAATATTTCTTTTGGGCATCAGGTGACCTACAAACCAAATGATAAAGTAACTTTGAATAGCAGTTCATTTATTGGAAATGATAAAGCTAAAGATGAGAAAAGAATGCGTTATTTCCATGATTTGTATGGAAGTGTCCAATTGACGGATCAGTTTTCAGCTTTGCTAGGATTTGATATCGGAGCAGAGCAAAAGACCAAAGGAAGTGAGCAGTATAATATATGGTACAGCCCGAATGTACAAATGAAATATCAGGTTGATAGTAAATGGGCACTGGCCGGAAGACTGGAATATTATAATGATAAAAATGGAGTCATTATCAGCACAGGAACTCCTAATGGTTTTCAAACTTTCGGGTATTCGCTGAATGTGGATTATGCTGTGTTTAAAAATGTTGTTTTTCGTACTGAAGCAAGAGGATTTACTGCCAAGGATGCTATTTTTGCGAAAAATGATGATTTCAGAAAAGGAAATTTCTTTGTTACAACAAGTTTAGCGGTATGGTTTTAA
- the kdpC gene encoding K(+)-transporting ATPase subunit C: MKNHIVSAFRLTLVMLAVVGIYLIIVYGGSKVLPTQGNAEIINYKGQKFYANIGQEFKSEKYFHGRPSSVNYNAAGSGGSNKGPSNEDYLETVQKRIDTLKLQNPEMGSTHVPVELVTASGSGLDPDISEEGALYQAKRIAHMRSLSVEQINNLIKNQTEKPFLGLFGPSKVNVLKLNIALDQLK; the protein is encoded by the coding sequence ATGAAAAATCATATCGTTTCAGCATTCAGACTCACTTTGGTAATGCTGGCAGTTGTAGGAATTTATCTGATCATTGTATATGGAGGATCAAAAGTATTGCCTACTCAGGGAAATGCAGAGATTATTAATTATAAAGGACAGAAATTCTATGCCAATATCGGGCAGGAATTTAAATCTGAAAAATATTTCCATGGCCGTCCGTCCTCAGTAAACTATAATGCTGCAGGAAGTGGAGGAAGCAATAAAGGTCCCAGTAATGAAGATTATCTGGAAACTGTACAGAAAAGAATAGATACCCTGAAATTGCAAAACCCGGAAATGGGAAGTACTCATGTTCCTGTTGAGCTTGTTACAGCAAGTGGAAGTGGGTTAGATCCTGATATTTCAGAAGAAGGAGCATTGTATCAGGCTAAAAGGATTGCCCACATGAGAAGTCTTTCCGTTGAGCAGATCAACAATTTAATTAAAAATCAAACTGAAAAGCCCTTTTTAGGACTTTTCGGACCCTCAAAAGTGAATGTCTTAAAGCTTAATATTGCTTTGGACCAGTTAAAATAA
- a CDS encoding sensor protein KdpD: MSSAKHFLELIQKSRKGKFKIYIGMSAGVGKTFRMLQEAHALLRNGIDVKIGYIETHDREETVALVEGIPEIERKSVFYKGKNLEEMDLQAIINEHPEVVLVDELAHTNVEGSKNKKRWQDVLEILDNGINVISAMNIQHIESLNEEVKKITGVEVAERVPDKILALADEVVNIDLTADELLTRLKEGKIYKKEKIQTALSNFFQSGHILQLRELSLKEVATHVERKVEAEIKTENFKPIKFLACISSNEKIAKTIIRKTARLASYYNSPWTVLYIQKPSENPEKIALDKQRYLINNFNLAQELGAKVVRIKESSVHNGILEYVIAHNITTVCIGKPHAKLWQRLFGYSWIYTLMNRLNERQVDIIILS; this comes from the coding sequence ATGTCATCAGCAAAACATTTTTTAGAACTGATCCAGAAATCCCGGAAAGGAAAATTCAAGATCTATATTGGGATGAGCGCAGGTGTTGGGAAAACTTTCCGGATGCTGCAGGAGGCTCATGCTCTTTTACGGAATGGCATTGATGTAAAGATTGGTTATATAGAAACCCATGACCGGGAAGAAACGGTAGCTTTGGTGGAAGGAATTCCGGAAATTGAAAGAAAATCAGTCTTTTATAAAGGTAAAAACCTGGAGGAAATGGACCTCCAGGCTATTATTAATGAACATCCGGAGGTAGTTCTTGTAGATGAGCTGGCCCATACCAATGTGGAAGGCTCTAAAAATAAAAAGAGATGGCAGGATGTACTGGAAATTCTGGATAACGGAATCAATGTCATCAGTGCCATGAATATCCAGCATATTGAAAGTCTTAATGAAGAAGTTAAAAAAATTACAGGGGTTGAAGTTGCTGAAAGAGTTCCGGATAAAATTTTAGCGCTGGCCGATGAAGTGGTCAATATCGATCTTACTGCCGATGAGCTGCTCACGCGATTGAAGGAAGGAAAAATCTATAAGAAAGAGAAAATTCAGACCGCTCTAAGTAATTTCTTTCAAAGCGGACACATTCTCCAGCTTCGTGAGCTTTCGTTAAAAGAAGTGGCAACGCATGTAGAAAGAAAGGTGGAAGCTGAAATTAAGACAGAGAATTTTAAACCTATAAAATTCCTTGCTTGTATTAGCAGCAATGAGAAAATTGCCAAAACGATCATTAGGAAAACAGCCAGATTGGCGAGTTATTATAACAGTCCATGGACGGTTCTCTATATCCAGAAACCCTCTGAGAATCCTGAAAAAATAGCTCTGGACAAGCAACGGTATTTGATTAATAATTTTAATTTAGCACAGGAATTAGGAGCCAAGGTTGTCCGAATTAAGGAAAGCAGCGTTCATAACGGAATTCTGGAATATGTAATTGCCCATAACATTACCACAGTTTGTATTGGAAAACCTCATGCAAAACTCTGGCAGCGTTTGTTCGGTTACAGCTGGATCTATACTTTGATGAACAGGCTGAATGAAAGACAGGTAGACATTATTATTTTATCTTAA
- the kdpB gene encoding potassium-transporting ATPase subunit KdpB encodes MKNQSQTLFQKDLVNEAIKQSFVKLNPKIMFKNPVMFLVEIGTVVMFIVSMFSLTGDKTQGSFSYNFLVFIILFFTVLFANFAEAIAEARGKAQADTLRKTREETPAKLVLENKPGFQVETALKMSAEMKLGDIFLCEAGDQIPMDGEIIEGLATIDESAITGESAPVIREAGGDKSSVTGGTKVLSDRIKVKVTTKPGESFLDKMIALVEGASRQKTPNEIALTILLAGFTLTFIIVTLTLKPFADYAQTPITIAAFISLFVCLIPTTIGGLLSAIGIAGMDRALRANVITKSGKAVETAGDIDVLLLDKTGTITIGNRKATQFHPANGIKIEDFIKASALSSVADETPEGKSIIELSQLKSEDLLVPNPTYIDFTAETRTSGIDFEETRIRKGAYDTIKKLTEKAGNLFPQETQDAVTKISENGGTPLVVAVNEKVWGVIELQDIIKTGIQERFQRLRKMGVKTVMVTGDNPLTAKFIAEKAGVDDFIAEAKPEDKMNYIKKEQQEGKLVAMMGDGTNDAPALAQADVGVAMNSGTQAAKEAGNMVDLDNDPTKLIEIVEIGKQLLMTRGTLTTFSIANDVAKYFAIIPALFITFIPSLQKLNIMNLHSPETAILSAVIFNAVIIPFLIPLALKGVAYKPIGASALLRRNLLIYGLGGVIVPFIGIKIIDVLISLFY; translated from the coding sequence ATGAAAAATCAATCACAAACATTGTTTCAAAAAGATTTGGTAAACGAAGCGATTAAACAGTCTTTCGTGAAACTGAATCCGAAAATTATGTTTAAAAATCCAGTTATGTTCCTGGTGGAGATCGGAACAGTGGTCATGTTTATAGTAAGCATGTTCAGCCTGACTGGTGATAAAACCCAGGGAAGTTTTTCTTATAATTTCCTGGTCTTCATCATCCTGTTTTTTACGGTATTATTTGCCAATTTTGCTGAAGCGATTGCTGAAGCCAGAGGAAAAGCACAGGCTGATACCCTGAGAAAAACCCGTGAAGAAACTCCTGCTAAGCTGGTTCTTGAAAATAAGCCAGGCTTTCAGGTGGAAACAGCCTTAAAAATGTCGGCTGAAATGAAGCTAGGCGATATTTTTCTTTGTGAAGCTGGAGATCAGATCCCGATGGATGGAGAAATCATTGAAGGTCTCGCTACCATTGATGAGTCTGCCATCACCGGAGAAAGTGCCCCGGTTATTCGAGAGGCAGGTGGAGATAAGAGTTCGGTGACTGGAGGTACAAAAGTACTTTCAGACAGAATTAAAGTAAAAGTAACTACCAAACCGGGAGAATCCTTTTTGGATAAAATGATTGCTCTTGTAGAAGGAGCTTCAAGACAGAAAACACCAAACGAAATCGCATTAACCATATTGTTAGCAGGATTTACTCTTACTTTTATTATTGTTACCCTGACTTTAAAGCCTTTTGCAGACTATGCGCAGACTCCGATTACCATTGCAGCATTTATTTCACTTTTCGTATGCCTTATTCCGACAACTATTGGAGGCCTTCTTTCTGCCATCGGAATTGCAGGAATGGATAGAGCTTTAAGAGCGAATGTTATTACAAAAAGTGGGAAAGCAGTAGAAACAGCGGGTGATATTGATGTTTTACTACTTGATAAAACAGGTACCATTACTATTGGAAACCGTAAAGCGACTCAATTTCATCCGGCCAACGGAATTAAGATTGAAGATTTTATTAAAGCCTCTGCTCTGAGTTCGGTCGCAGATGAAACACCTGAGGGTAAATCGATTATAGAACTTAGCCAGCTGAAATCAGAAGACCTGCTGGTTCCTAATCCAACATACATTGATTTTACTGCTGAAACGAGAACTTCAGGGATTGATTTTGAGGAAACAAGAATCAGAAAAGGAGCTTATGACACAATTAAAAAACTGACTGAAAAAGCCGGGAATCTTTTCCCACAGGAAACCCAGGATGCGGTAACCAAAATCTCTGAAAATGGAGGAACTCCTTTGGTAGTGGCTGTCAATGAAAAAGTATGGGGAGTGATTGAACTGCAGGATATTATTAAAACTGGCATCCAGGAACGTTTCCAGAGATTGAGAAAAATGGGGGTAAAAACGGTAATGGTCACCGGAGACAACCCTTTAACCGCAAAATTTATCGCAGAAAAAGCAGGAGTAGATGATTTTATTGCCGAAGCCAAACCGGAAGATAAGATGAACTATATTAAAAAGGAACAGCAGGAAGGAAAACTGGTTGCGATGATGGGAGATGGAACGAATGATGCTCCGGCTTTGGCCCAGGCTGATGTGGGCGTAGCGATGAACAGTGGAACCCAGGCCGCGAAGGAAGCGGGAAACATGGTAGATCTTGATAATGACCCTACCAAACTGATCGAAATCGTTGAGATTGGAAAACAGTTACTGATGACCCGTGGAACCTTAACCACTTTCAGCATTGCGAATGATGTTGCTAAGTATTTTGCTATTATTCCAGCACTGTTTATCACGTTTATCCCATCGCTTCAGAAGCTTAATATTATGAATCTTCACAGTCCGGAAACAGCCATTTTATCAGCGGTTATTTTCAATGCAGTGATTATTCCTTTCCTGATTCCATTAGCATTGAAAGGAGTGGCGTATAAGCCAATTGGAGCCAGTGCATTATTGAGAAGAAATCTTTTGATCTATGGGTTAGGCGGTGTTATCGTTCCTTTCATTGGAATCAAAATTATTGATGTACTGATTAGTTTATTCTATTAA